A stretch of Arachis hypogaea cultivar Tifrunner chromosome 15, arahy.Tifrunner.gnm2.J5K5, whole genome shotgun sequence DNA encodes these proteins:
- the LOC112749907 gene encoding tryptophan synthase beta chain 1, producing the protein MMTCKLQLGAFASSSNHSRQQGAPNKVRSCLMVATDDHQDTFFKTNLPTKLAKTYVPTIKPLLEKELQESNNNTDAPIINSGKFGRFGGKFVPETLVVCLSQLEAEFNKALHDEAFKAELAEALKDFAGRETPLYYARRLSEYYKMNNNGKGPDIYLKREDLNHGGSHKMNNALAQAMIAKRMGRKSVVTATAAGQHGIATAAACAKLGLECTVFMAAKEMEKESSNVQLMKLLGAKVEGVNGSFKDAASEAFRCWVGEMENSYHLTGSAVGPHPCPTMVREFQSVIGRETRKQALEKWGGKPDVLVACVGTGSNALGLFHEFLEDKDVRLIGVEAGGCGLESGRHSSTLATGEVGVYHGALSYLLQDQDGQIIGPHSIAPGMEYPGVSPELSYLKETGRAEFCVATDQEALDAYERLCKLEGIFPSLEAAHALAILDNLVPTLCDGSKVVVNCSGCGDKDAAVVFDRKLFHGKF; encoded by the exons ATGATGACATGCAAATTGCAGTTAGGGGCATTTGCTAGCAGCAGCAACCATTCCAGGCAGCAAGGAGCACCCAATAAAGTGCGCTCCTGTTTGATGGTTGCCACTGATGATCATCAAGACACCTTTTTTAAGACTAACCTCCCTACCAAATTGGCCAAAACTTATGTGCCTACTATAAAACCCTTATTAGAGAAGGAGCTGCAAGAGAGTAATAATAATACTGATGCCCCCATCATTAACTCCGGTAAATTTGGTAGGTTTGGAGGCAAGTTTGTACCTGAGACACTTGTAGTTTGTTTGAGCCAGCTTGAAGCTGAGTTCAACAAGGCCCTACATGATGAAGCTTTTAAG GCAGAGCTAGCAGAGGCATTAAAAGACTTTGCAGGGAGAGAGACGCCACTGTATTACGCGCGGCGGTTATCGGAGTACTACAAGATGAACAACAATGGAAAAGGCCCTGACATATacctcaagagagaagatctcaaccACGGTGGCTCCCACAAGATGAACAACGCTCTTGCACAAGCCATGATTGCCAAACGCATGGGTAGAAAGAGCGTCGTGACGGCCACCGCAGCTGGACAACACGGCATCGCAACCGCCGCAGCCTGCGCTAAGCTTGGTTTGGAATGCACAGTGTTCATGGCCGCCAAAGAAATGGAGAAGGAAAGTTCTAACGTGCAGTTGATGAAACTGTTAGGTGCTAAGGTAGAAGGGGTTAATGGAAGCTTCAAGGACGCAGCATCGGAGGCATTTCGGTGTTGGGTGGGAGAAATGGAAAACAGTTACCACTTGACGGGTTCGGCAGTTGGGCCGCACCCGTGCCCGACGATGGTGCGTGAGTTTCAGTCAGTGATAGGGAGAGAAACGAGGAAGCAAGCGTTGGAGAAATGGGGAGGGAAACCAGACGTGCTGGTAGCGTGCGTGGGGACTGGATCTAACGCTCTTGGTTTGTTCCACGAGTTCTTAGAAGACAAGGATGTGAGGCTCATTGGTGTTGAGGCCGGTGGGTGCGGTTTGGAGAGTGGAAGACACTCTTCCACACTCGCCACTGGTGAAGTGGGTGTGTACCATGGAGCCCTCAGCTACCTCTTGCAAGATCAGGATGGACAAATTATTGGACCACACTCCATTGCCCCCGG GATGGAGTATCCAGGAGTTAGTCCTGAGTTGAGTTACCTAAAAGAAACCGGACGCGCCGAATTCTGCGTTGCAACTgatcaagaagctcttgatg CTTATGAAAGATTATGCAAATTGGAAGGCATATTTCCATCATTGGAGGCTGCTCATGCATTGGCTATCTTAGATAATCTGGTCCCTACCTTATGTGACGGCAGCAAGGTCGTTGTAAACTGCAGTGGTTGTGGAGATAAGGATGCAGCTGTAGTCTTTGATCGCAAATTATTTCATGGAAAATTTTAA